Proteins encoded by one window of Actinomycetota bacterium:
- a CDS encoding site-specific integrase codes for MRDDEQYPLWLLLASTGMRRGEALGLPWRDLDLDAGRLAVRQSLLCIDGNPRIEEPKSRYSIRTIDLDRSTVAALQQRRAQQGHDRRPAGKYWTDNGLVFTRDDGVWLNPDWMSERFRLLSEDAGVPSIRMHDLRHTHATLLLRQGINVKVVSERLGHHSVAFTLDTHAHVVPGMQREAANAFGNLLPDLSQPDDDDDDDGTAGVTAMA; via the coding sequence GTGCGCGACGACGAGCAGTACCCGCTCTGGCTACTCCTCGCCTCGACCGGCATGCGGCGCGGCGAAGCCCTCGGTCTGCCGTGGCGCGACCTCGATCTCGACGCCGGACGTCTCGCCGTCCGCCAGAGCCTGCTCTGTATCGACGGCAACCCACGGATCGAGGAACCCAAGAGCCGCTACAGCATCCGAACGATCGATCTCGACCGCAGCACGGTCGCCGCGCTTCAGCAGCGTCGAGCGCAACAGGGACACGACCGTCGACCAGCGGGCAAGTACTGGACGGACAACGGTCTGGTCTTCACCCGCGATGACGGGGTCTGGCTGAACCCGGACTGGATGAGTGAGCGGTTCCGCCTCCTCAGCGAGGATGCGGGCGTGCCCTCGATCCGAATGCATGATCTCAGGCACACGCACGCCACCCTGCTGCTGCGCCAGGGCATCAACGTCAAGGTTGTCTCGGAGCGTCTCGGTCACCACTCGGTGGCGTTCACGCTGGATACGCACGCGCACGTCGTGCCCGGCATGCAGCGCGAGGCGGCGAATGCCTTCGGGAACCTGCTTCCAGACCTGTCCCAGCCGGACGATGACGACGATGACGATGGCACCGCCGGGGTCACCGCCATGGCATAA